From the Echeneis naucrates chromosome 7, fEcheNa1.1, whole genome shotgun sequence genome, the window TGTCTAAAATCTCCCTTACTTGATTGATTGCACTCATtccagaaactgaactgaaaccaCTTTTCTTATCTCAGGAGCTGATCATATTACAACATACATTTCTATTCCCTcactatttcattttcaattcattatctaaatagttatatatatatgtcacaTAAACTAATTATTTTACCCTTACAATTTTACATTTAGCGTTACATATTAACTAATTTGAATTAGATGGTCAAACTTTGCAACAATATTTTTAGCTATAACTGCCTTATTTTGATACAAACATTAATTATGACACATTAAACATGTATGTCTGTAAGGACGAACTGAAGTGATGATGTTTTATATCAAAAATCCAGGTTCTTTGCAATGTCACAATACTGGTCATTATCCAATGCTGTAATAAGGAAGAGGAGGTTGTGAGGTTGTGACCACATTCGCTGCATCTCAGCTGGTTGGCAAAACGATACAACCACAAAGTCATTCAAATCCATTTAGTAAACtcaagctgctgtgtgttttgttaaagGTGTTACTTGTAGTGACAAACTCCAGGCTCTGCTGATGTATTGAGTCACATATTGGTTCAAGGTagtttttggctgttttcagtTCTAAAAAATGTCATTGCAAATAACTTGACCCCATTTCCCCAAGTTAGGGAAGAccaaaacataaaatagaaaaaattagCATAGCAGTTGTCCACCATAGTGGAAAATTGTCTTTTGACTGACACAATTacacaaagatgaaaaacaggaagcacaacGACATCAGTAACAAAAGAGTAAGCGTTAGCTTAACATGTGGCAGGCACAAACACATGGTAGTCACATTATGTCGAAAAGGTGATTTTAATGATGTGATATTTCAAAACCCAAAATTTTCCTTAAGTAGGCAAGTTGCACCAAAACCCCGGGCTGGGATTTCACAGACACCTCAGCACTGAAGGGCAAAGCTGAGGTTTGCTACCCAGACCAAATTAGTGTGATTTAACACTTCTGCCTTTATGTGCCCATCTGTGTGTCCCAGACGTCATCAGAAGTACACGTCATGTACAGACAACCATGGTATTCGACCTCCTCCACCAGAGCAGTACCTCACACCCCTGCAGCAGAAAGAGGTGTGTATCCGTCACCTGCGGGCCAGGCTAAAAGAAACAATCAACACACTGCAAGACAGGTGAGACCCTGGATAGAGGTTATCATGACACACAGTGTCAGAAATCAGGTTACAAACGGTAACTGTCACACCTTTGCACCActttccacttttcattttttctcttGGTCTGTCTCATATCCATCTTCACCCTTGTAGGGACACAGAGATCGATGAGCTGAGAGGCCAGCTTTACAGGATGCAGGAAGACTGGGTTGAGGAGGAGTGTCACCGTGTGGAGGCTCAGCTGGCTCTGAAGGAGGCACGTCAGGAGATCCAGCAGCTCAAACAGGCTGTGGACACTGTCCGTGTTAGGCTCAGCGACGCTGGCGGGGGGCTCAGTGGGGATGCAGGGGTCCAGAAGTACTTCCAGGACATCAACGCTCAGAACCACAAGCTAGAGAATCTTCTGCTCAGTATGGAGTTAGCCCAGGCTGGATTGGCCAAAGAGGGGGGAGCCATACCAGGATTTCGCACCCGTGTTGGCGGATCGGCCCCAGCATCGGTCTCAGGGGAGAGTCCAGGGGGAATATCCAAACCAGCAATAGGTGGGAGGGGGTCTTGCTCCTGTGACGGTTCACCAGCCCGTTCTCTGACCAGGAGCTCCACCTACACTAAACTCACTGATCAGGCATTAGCAGACCAGAATGGCAACGGGCAGGAATTTCCCTGTCTGTCAGGTGACGGCACCCAAGACAGTGGCTTTGTGGGAGAGAGTGCCATCCCCAGCAGGGCCGACCTGCTACTGGAGGCTGCCTTCCTCTCTGAAGAGACAGCTTCTTTACTCAACACCTATACGCAGAACTTTTCCCAGTCCCTCCCCCAGTCCCTGCCCCACTCTCTGCCCAATTCTCTTCCTCACTCCTTCTCTCACACCTTACCTCATTCATTCCCTCACAATTTGTCACACTCTGTGCCCCACACTATACCACACTCCTCCACCTATGAGAAGCTGTGCACAGGTGATCGGCTGGCGCCCTTTCGTTGCGGCTTGGGTGGAGTTAGCTGTATGAGCCACCCCTGTCTCTCCCACCACCACCTTTACCTGCACCCACTGCGGGAGACTGGCATTCAGACTGAAAGCTGCCCCATCCCAGCTACAGCAGGTTACCCCTCTGATCTGGATACCATTGCAGAGCAACGCACCTTCCGCTCCCAAGCCTGCAGCCCCACCTCCACCTGGGTTTCtgatgagggggaggaggagctggattCCATCACCACCACAACTTCAGTGACCACAGCAACAGTCCTGAGTACAGCCACAGAGCCAATCCCACTGTCCAAAACACCCGTGGTCCCTCCCTTACCACGTTCTGCTACTGTGGCGTGTTCTATTGAAAGACCTCTGAGAGGGGgattggaggaagaagagaagcaggagaatgaaaacaaagagaaggaagatGACGCAACAGAGAAGCTTGATGAAACAACCATGACGAGGCCAGAAGATGAAGGACAACAGAGGCAGATAAGCTCTGTGgagggaaatgaaaaggaagatcagggtgaggaggaggtgatgcAAGGAGAACTGGGTGACCTTGAAGAGACTTCAGCAGGGATGCAGAGTGAGCTGAAGTTTGGAGCATGCTGTGGAGAAAGCAGGCAGTGTGGGACAACAGTGAACAATCTCAGCATGGAGGAAGTTGGTTTATCAGCAGGATTGACTCAGGCGGAGACAGAACAGCAGAGCCTAGGACTGTCACCAGGTTTAGAAAAGCCTCATACCTCCCAACCCAGGAGATCTACCTCACATGACGAGATAGCTAGCATTGCTGTTGTGCGACCACATGATGAGGacaacaatgatgatgaaacTAAAGAACAAGGTGCAGCAGGGGCTGCTGCAGCCGAGGATGACTCGTCTGACTCCGGTACGATTCAGAAAAGCTACTGGAGTCGCCACTTCCTGGTTGATCTGTTGGCAGTGGCCATCCCTGTGGTGCCAACAGTGGCGTGGTTGTGTCGTGGCCCGGTCCGTGATGGACAGCCCATGTACCACATAGGGTCACTGCTGCGGGGCTGTTGCACTGTGGCACTACACTCACTTCGCAGGGGAGGGGGACTGAGGCATTACCCCGCAGGCGGGGGAGACTTGAGTGGGTTGCAGATGTAAGAGGAGAATCTGCTCAGTCTTCTCCAGTACTGGTTAGCTTAATGGAAAATACTTGGAAtatgagaagagagagagagagaaagaaattcCTATCCTGCGTTTTTCCTCTGGATTAATATCTGAGGGAGCATCTGGAACAGGAAATGTGCATCTATGACCCATTAACTGTTCTGTTTGGTCCTGCTCCTTATTGTCTCCCACCCTCTGGGTCCTTCTGTTGCTACCACAATGTTTGCTAATCCATAGCCTTGTGCAacactgatgaatgaatgatctaGGATTGGATGTTTGATGCTAATTGTTCAGATTTTAACTGCAGGGGAAAAGGTCAAAATTCATCAATTTGTCATCCTCCTAATCTGACTTctagca encodes:
- the snphb gene encoding syntaphilin; amino-acid sequence: MLPSIYPCTSPSSSPPESPWPAPSPSLSSPPPRACEPGSPLHPAELLGEEPQGSYGFRPGLTAADTDTFPSVSASQQAGRSHVLFILGEKKRPCLQLGLVVEKRPGRTQTNRRSASGSRRFNPLKVLQPKHRLQQILASSPVPVPNPASAATAPVAIPVPAPPAFDYCRLIELDYIPMETGYMVSMRPTKGYASTKSPTKGYASAKRTPATPSNRDPFGNASLSSSSNSGSCKGSDCSPTKGRHQKYTSCTDNHGIRPPPPEQYLTPLQQKEVCIRHLRARLKETINTLQDRDTEIDELRGQLYRMQEDWVEEECHRVEAQLALKEARQEIQQLKQAVDTVRVRLSDAGGGLSGDAGVQKYFQDINAQNHKLENLLLSMELAQAGLAKEGGAIPGFRTRVGGSAPASVSGESPGGISKPAIGGRGSCSCDGSPARSLTRSSTYTKLTDQALADQNGNGQEFPCLSGDGTQDSGFVGESAIPSRADLLLEAAFLSEETASLLNTYTQIPHSSTYEKLCTGDRLAPFRCGLGGVSCMSHPCLSHHHLYLHPLRETGIQTESCPIPATAGYPSDLDTIAEQRTFRSQACSPTSTWVSDEGEEELDSITTTTSVTTATVLSTATEPIPLSKTPVVPPLPRSATVACSIERPLRGGLEEEEKQENENKEKEDDATEKLDETTMTRPEDEGQQRQISSVEGNEKEDQGEEEVMQGELGDLEETSAGMQSELKFGACCGESRQCGTTVNNLSMEEVGLSAGLTQAETEQQSLGLSPGLEKPHTSQPRRSTSHDEIASIAVVRPHDEDNNDDETKEQGAAGAAAAEDDSSDSGTIQKSYWSRHFLVDLLAVAIPVVPTVAWLCRGPVRDGQPMYHIGSLLRGCCTVALHSLRRGGGLRHYPAGGGDLSGLQM